In the Alphaproteobacteria bacterium genome, TGCGCGGCTTTTCCGGCCTGATGTATCTGCGCGCGCAATATCCGGGCGTGCCGGTCGTCGTGGTCTCGGCGAACGACGACGCCGCGGTGATCAGGCGTTGCATGGAATTCGGCGCTTCCGGCTTCATTCCGAAGACGCTTGGTGTGGATGCGATGCGTCAGGCGATTTCGCGGGTGCTCGAAGGCGGCGTTTGGACCCCGCCGGATGTCGATCTTTCTCCCCGCACCGACGCCGAGACCGCCGACCTGATGGCGCGCCTGCTCACGCTGACCCCGCAGCAGACACGCGTGCTGATGATGCTGTCGGAAGGCCTGCTCAACAAGCAGATCGCCTTCAACCTCTCCGTCTCCGAGGCGACCGTGAAGGCGCACGTGTCCGCGATACTGCAGAAGCTTGGCGTCGAGAGCCGCACCCAGGCGGTGATCGCGGCGGCCAAGATCGAGTCCGGGCAATGGCCGCAGCCGGTGTCCTAGAGCATGATCCGAAAAGCATGTCCTCGACCCCGATCGGGGATGGGTACCGGTTTTCGGACAAGATCATGCTCAAACAAAAAGCTAGAGCCCAACTCTGATTCAACCAACAACGATAGGGCGCTGGCCGTTATTCCGCCGCGGCCATCCGGGCGACGCGCCATTGCGCCATGAGCGCGCGCAATGCCGCCGGCTTGAGCGGCTTGGGCAGCACCTGGATGTCGCGCGCGCGGGCCTCTTCGCGCACCGCCGGCGAGCGGTCCGCGGTGATGAGGATCGCGGGCAGTTCGGCACCGAAGCGCCAGCGCAGCGCCGCGATCGCCTCGATCCCGTTGCCGCTGTCGAGGTGATAGTCGACAAGGACACCGCTCGGCAGCGTATTGGCGTCGCTGATCGTTGAGAGCGCTGCCTTCAGATCGGCTGCTTTGAGCACATGACAGCCCCAGCCGCCGAGCAGCGTTGCCATGCCGTCGAGGATCTTCGGCTCGTTGTCGATGCAGAGCACCACGAGGTCAGTGAGCTGGGTCATCTCCACGCGCTGCGGCTTCTTTTTCTTCGCATCGAGCGGCAGCGCGGGCGCGACCGGCACCGTCACCGAAAAATGCGAGCCGCGCCCGGGTTTGGATTGAAGATCGATGCGGTGATCGAGCACGCGCGCGATACGCTCGACGATCGACAAGCCCAGGCCGAGCCCGCGCGCCACCTTGGCGCCCTGATCGAGCCGATGGAATTCATGGAAAATCGCGCGCTGCTTCGACTTGGGAATACCGAGCCCGGTGTCGTAGACGTCGAGGCGCAGCCTGCCGCCGTCCGCGCGGCAGCCGATGAGGACGCGGCCCTGCGGCGTGTACTTGATCGCATTCGAGATCAGATTCTGCAGGAGCCGCCGTAAGAGCCGCCGGTCGGAACGCACCGAGCGCGTGCTCGTGACGAACTTGAGCCGCAATCCCTTCTCGTGCGCGAGCGGCGCGAATTCGACCTCGAGCTGGCGCATCAATTCGTCGAGACGGAACGTCGACAGCTCGGGGCGCAGCGCGCCGGAGTCGAGCCGCGAAATGTCGAGCAGGGCGCCAAGAATCTCTTCGACCGCTTCGAGCGAAGCATCCACGTTGGACACGAGTTGCGCATCGTCGCCGCCGCCCTGGCGCTCCACGAGGCTCGTCACATAGAGGCGCGCCGCATTGAGCGGTTGCAGGATGTCGTGGCTTGCGGCGGCAAGGAAACGCGTCTTCGAGACGTTGGCTTCCTCCGCATCGCCCTTGGCGCGGGCGAGCGCGTCGTTGAGGCGGGTCAACTCCTCGGTGCGTTCCTTGACGCGGCGCTCCAGATTTTCGTTGGCGCGCTCCAGCGCCTCGGCCGCCTCCACGCTCGGGGTCACGTCGGTCGCGGTGGTGACGAGGCCGCCATCCGGCATCTGGTTGGCGCGGATTTCGATCACCAGCCCGTGCTCCGAGAAGCGTTCGCGGATCGGCTCGCCCGAGAGATAACGACGCAGGCGGTCGCTCACGAGGTCGTCGACCGGGCCCGGGCCGAGCGCCCCGCGTTCGCCATTGTGGCGCAGGATCTCGTCAAGCCCGGTGCCGACGCGCGTGAGCGCGAGCGGCAGGTCGAGGATTTCGCCGAATTGCCGGTTCCAGCAGATGAGCCGCAGGTCCTTGTCGAACACCGCGATGCCCTGGCGCACATGGTCGAGCGCGGTTTGCAGGATTTCGCGGTTGTACTGGATCGCCGCGTTGGCATCGTCGAGCAGCTTCAGCGCGGCAGCGGTCGAGACCGTACGCTTGCGCAACAGCAGCGACAGCACAAGCCGCGAGGATGCGGCCCCGATCGCCGAGGCGAGAATGTGCTCGGCATAGCGCAACAGCTCGAGGTCCGCCTCGTGTTTCGGATCGAGGCTGATCCGGCGGCTGGCCGCGAAGCTTTCCAGCGATGAGCGCGTGCGCTCCTCGCCGAGATAGCGCGCAACGGTCGCGGCGAGGTCTTCCACGGTGACCGACGAACGCCACAGCCGGAAGCTCGGCGCCATCGGGGCAAGCTCGGATGGAACGAACAGGTTTGCCTGCAGCCGCTCGATCGAGGTCGGGGCGCGAGCGAGCGAAGAGGTGACGTACGCGAAGATGTTGAGGGCGAGGCTCCAGAGCACGCCATGCACCAGCGGCGGCAGATCGAGGCCGAGCAGATGTTGCGGGCGCAGCCATGCGACGCCGAGCGGGCCGAGTTCGAGGATGTCCCTGCTGACGAGATCCGAGTCTGCGAAGCTCGGCAGCAGCAGCGTATAGGCCCAGGCCAGAATGCCGACGCTCATGCCGGCGAGCGCGCCGCGCGCCGTGCCGTTGCGCCAGATCAATCCGCCGAAGAAAGCGGGCGCGAGCTGCGCGATGGCGGCAAACGAGAGAAGCCCGATCGCCGCGAGCTGCGCGTCGCCGGCGATCCGATAGTAGAGATAGGCGAGGAACAGGATCAGAAAGATCGAGAACCGCCGCACCGTGAGCAGGATCGCGCCGACGTCCGGGCGATCCGACAGGATCGTCTCGCGCCGCTGCAGCACGAAGGGCACCACGATGTCGTTCGACGCCATGATGGCGAGCGCAACGGTCTCCACGATCACCATGGCGGTCGCGGCCGACAGCCCGCCCACGAATGCGGTGAGGGCCAGGAGGTCCGAGCCCGCCTTGAGCGGCAAGGCGAGCACGAACATGTCGCTGTCGACAAGCCCGCGCGGGAACGTGAGCAGGCCGGCCATCGCGATCGGGATGACGAAAAGGTTGATCAGCACGAGATAGAGCGGAAACAGCCACGCTGCACGGCGGATTTCGGACTCGTTGCGGTTTTCCACGACAGTGACGTGAAATTGCCGCGGCAGCATCACGATCGCGACCGTGGAGAGCAACGTCATCACGATCAGCGTGCTCCACACCGGCTCGCGCGTGAGCACGGCGGCGGTGTGTGCGCTCTCCATCGCCTCGGTGAACAGGGCTACGGGCCCGCCGAACATGAAGAACGTGACGAACACGCCGACCGTCACGAATGCGACCAGCTTGACGAGCGACTCCGTGGCAATCGCCAGCATCAATCCGTCCTGATGCTCGGTCGCATCGATGTGGCGTGTGCCGAACAGCACGGCAAACGCCGCCATCGCGAGCGCAACGAAGAGCGCGATGTCACCCAGCACCGGCTGCGGCATGCCGGTCGTCATGTCGAGATGGACCAGGATGGTGCTGAGCGAGGCCGAGACCGCCTTGAGCTGCAACGCGATGTAGGGGATCGTGCCGACGATCGCGATCAGCGCAACCGTCGCTGCCACCGCCTGGTGCTTGCCGTAGCGCGCCGCGATGAAGTCGGCGATCGAGGTGATGTTTTGCGCCTTGGCGAGCCGGACCACGCGCATGATCAGCGGCGTCGCCAGCCCGATCATCAGCACGGGGCCCACATAGATTGTGAGGAAGTCGTAGCCGGTGCGGGAGGCGAGGCCGACCGAACCGAAGAACGTCCAGGAGGTGCAGTAGATCGCAAGCGACAGCGGATAGATCAGGCCCCGCGCGGGCGTGCCGCGCCCGCGCCGCCGGTCGCCGTAGCTTGCGACGACGAACAGCAGCCCGAGGTAGCCGAGCGCAACGACGATGACGACCCAGCCTTGCAGCATCGAGCCGTGGCTCTCCTCCGCGCCCGGAAGGGAGCTCCGGGCCGCGGCCTTAAATCACCATGAATCCCAGTTGCTTGTCCATTGATCGCGACAGGCGTGGTGAACCTTATCGCCCGGCAGGTTTCCGGCTAGGCTTCCTGAGCACGGCGCTCATAGCGGAGGGTAGCGATGCTTGAGGAATTCAAGAAATTCGCGATGCGCGGCAACGTCGTCGATCTCGCGGTCGGCGTGATCATCGGGGCGGCCTTCGGCGCGATCGTCAGCTCATTGGTTGCCGACCTCATCATGCCGATCATCGGCGCGGTCACGGGCGGCCTCGATTTTTCGAACTACTACGCGCAGTTGACCGGCGGCAAGGTGGCGGCAGGCACCCCGCTCGGAGATGCCAAGAAGGCAGGAGCGGTGCTCGCGTGGGGCAATTTCCTCACCGTCGTGATCAACTTCCTGATCATCGCGTGGGTGCTGTTCCTCGCGGTGCGCGGCATCAACCAGCTGCAACGCAAGGAAGCCGAGAAACCGGCCGAGCCGCCTGCGCCGACCAAGCAGGAAGTGCTGCTGACTGAAATTCGCGACATTCTGGCGAAGCGGCCGGCGTGACATCACGCCAACTGATCGATCGGGTACGCTGTTTTGATGAGATGGAGGCGCTTTGCGCGCTAAACTGAGGCACGCAAAGCCGCCAGGAACTGCCATGAACGATGTGTCGCCTCATCCGCGCGCCCTCGCGCTCACCGATGCGCTCGCTCACGCGGCGCGTTCGGCGCCAGAGAGCGGGATCGTCGAGGTCGCGAACTATGCGCGCGGCCGTGAGGGGCTGATCCCGCTCTTCGTCGGGGAGGGCGACACGCCGACTCCCGCCTTCATCTATGAAGCGGCGACGCGCGCGCTCGCTGCCGGGGAGACGTTCTACACCTGGCAGCGCGGGATTCCGTCGCTGCGCGAAGCGCTCGCGCGCTATCACACGATGCTCTACGGCCGGACGTTTGCGCCGGAGGAATTCTACGTCACCGGCTCCGGCATGCAGGCGATCCAGATCGTGCTGGCGATGATCGCCGGCGCGGGGGACGAAATCGTCATTCCGACGCCGACGTGGCCGAACGCGGCGGCTGCCGCCGGCATCATTGGGGCGCGAGCGGTCGAGGTGCCGATGTCGTTTGGAAACGGCGGCTGGTCGCTCGATCTCGATCGGCTTGGCGGCGCAATCACGGCGAAAACCCGCGCGCTCTTCATGGTGTCGCCGAGCAATCCGACCGGTTGGACCGCAACGGCCGCAGACCTTTCCGCAGTGCTCGCGCTGGCGCGCCGCCACGGTCTGTGGATCGTCGCCGACGAGACCTATGCGCGTTTCTGGTACGGCGAGGGTCCGCGCGCCCCGTCCTTTTTCGATGTGATGGATGCGGATGAGCGCATTCTCTTCGTCAATACATTCTCCAAGAACTGGGCGATGACCGGCTGGCGCGTCGGCTGGATCGTGGCGCATCCCTCGCTCGGTCAGGTGATCGAGAACATGATCCAGTACGCGACGTCCGGCGTCGCGCAATTCATGCAGCGCGCGGCCGTCGCAGCACTCGAGCG is a window encoding:
- a CDS encoding response regulator transcription factor; the protein is MAYRFVIADDHPLFRGALRGALSGLFADATIAEAGSFDDAAALLDRESDLDLVLLDLSMPGVRGFSGLMYLRAQYPGVPVVVVSANDDAAVIRRCMEFGASGFIPKTLGVDAMRQAISRVLEGGVWTPPDVDLSPRTDAETADLMARLLTLTPQQTRVLMMLSEGLLNKQIAFNLSVSEATVKAHVSAILQKLGVESRTQAVIAAAKIESGQWPQPVS
- a CDS encoding PAS domain-containing hybrid sensor histidine kinase/response regulator — protein: MLQGWVVIVVALGYLGLLFVVASYGDRRRGRGTPARGLIYPLSLAIYCTSWTFFGSVGLASRTGYDFLTIYVGPVLMIGLATPLIMRVVRLAKAQNITSIADFIAARYGKHQAVAATVALIAIVGTIPYIALQLKAVSASLSTILVHLDMTTGMPQPVLGDIALFVALAMAAFAVLFGTRHIDATEHQDGLMLAIATESLVKLVAFVTVGVFVTFFMFGGPVALFTEAMESAHTAAVLTREPVWSTLIVMTLLSTVAIVMLPRQFHVTVVENRNESEIRRAAWLFPLYLVLINLFVIPIAMAGLLTFPRGLVDSDMFVLALPLKAGSDLLALTAFVGGLSAATAMVIVETVALAIMASNDIVVPFVLQRRETILSDRPDVGAILLTVRRFSIFLILFLAYLYYRIAGDAQLAAIGLLSFAAIAQLAPAFFGGLIWRNGTARGALAGMSVGILAWAYTLLLPSFADSDLVSRDILELGPLGVAWLRPQHLLGLDLPPLVHGVLWSLALNIFAYVTSSLARAPTSIERLQANLFVPSELAPMAPSFRLWRSSVTVEDLAATVARYLGEERTRSSLESFAASRRISLDPKHEADLELLRYAEHILASAIGAASSRLVLSLLLRKRTVSTAAALKLLDDANAAIQYNREILQTALDHVRQGIAVFDKDLRLICWNRQFGEILDLPLALTRVGTGLDEILRHNGERGALGPGPVDDLVSDRLRRYLSGEPIRERFSEHGLVIEIRANQMPDGGLVTTATDVTPSVEAAEALERANENLERRVKERTEELTRLNDALARAKGDAEEANVSKTRFLAAASHDILQPLNAARLYVTSLVERQGGGDDAQLVSNVDASLEAVEEILGALLDISRLDSGALRPELSTFRLDELMRQLEVEFAPLAHEKGLRLKFVTSTRSVRSDRRLLRRLLQNLISNAIKYTPQGRVLIGCRADGGRLRLDVYDTGLGIPKSKQRAIFHEFHRLDQGAKVARGLGLGLSIVERIARVLDHRIDLQSKPGRGSHFSVTVPVAPALPLDAKKKKPQRVEMTQLTDLVVLCIDNEPKILDGMATLLGGWGCHVLKAADLKAALSTISDANTLPSGVLVDYHLDSGNGIEAIAALRWRFGAELPAILITADRSPAVREEARARDIQVLPKPLKPAALRALMAQWRVARMAAAE
- the mscL gene encoding large conductance mechanosensitive channel protein MscL, with protein sequence MLEEFKKFAMRGNVVDLAVGVIIGAAFGAIVSSLVADLIMPIIGAVTGGLDFSNYYAQLTGGKVAAGTPLGDAKKAGAVLAWGNFLTVVINFLIIAWVLFLAVRGINQLQRKEAEKPAEPPAPTKQEVLLTEIRDILAKRPA
- a CDS encoding pyridoxal phosphate-dependent aminotransferase — its product is MNDVSPHPRALALTDALAHAARSAPESGIVEVANYARGREGLIPLFVGEGDTPTPAFIYEAATRALAAGETFYTWQRGIPSLREALARYHTMLYGRTFAPEEFYVTGSGMQAIQIVLAMIAGAGDEIVIPTPTWPNAAAAAGIIGARAVEVPMSFGNGGWSLDLDRLGGAITAKTRALFMVSPSNPTGWTATAADLSAVLALARRHGLWIVADETYARFWYGEGPRAPSFFDVMDADERILFVNTFSKNWAMTGWRVGWIVAHPSLGQVIENMIQYATSGVAQFMQRAAVAALERGEGFVSHMVERARRGRGIACTALSATGRVRFAEPQGAFYLFFSVDGEGDARRLALRLVDEANVGLAPGTAFGAGGERFMRLCFARSAEQLATAMERLSEAISSKNEQVTLT